GACCCAAACCCCTGACCCCCAATCCCGGACCCAGACCCAAACCCCTGACCCCCAATCCCGGACCCAGACCAAACCCCTGACCCCGACCCGAAACCCGGACCCCAGACCCAGCCCGGACCGTATcccagacccagacccctgacccagacccaaACCTCTGACCCCTGACCCCAAACCCGGACCCCAAAcccggaccccagaccccagacccagaccccagacccggaccccagacccaaacccctgacccctgaccccaaTCCCGGACCCAGACCCAAACCTCTGGCCCCAAACCCGGATCCCAAACCCGGACCCCAGACCCAGACCCCGGACCTGGACCCCAGACCCAAACCCCTGACCCCGTACCCAGACCCCGTACCCAGACCCCGTACCCGTACCCAGACCCCGTACCCATACCCCTGACCCCAGACCCGGACCCAGACCCCGGACGTAcccagacccagacccctgaccccGGACCCAAACCCCTGACCCCGGACCCAGACCCCCCCCGTACCCGGACCCAGACCCAAACCCCTGACCCCGGACCCAGACCCGGACCTGGACCCCAGACCCAAACCCCTGACCCGGACCCAGACCCGGACCCAGACCCGGACCCGGACCCAGACCCAAACCCCTGACCCCAGACCCAAACCCCTGACCCCGGACCCAGACCCCGTACCCAGACCCGGACCCGGACCCCGGACCGGACCCAGACCCAAACCCCTGACCCCGGACCGAAACCCCTGACCCCGTACCCAGACCCCGTACCCAGACCCCGTACCCAGACCCAGACCCAAACCCCTGACCCCGGACCCAGACCCCGGACCCAGACCCCGTACCCAGACCCCGGACCCAGACCCCGGACCGGACCCAGACCCAAACCCCTGACCCCGGACCCGGACCCCAGACCCAAACCCCTGACCCCGGACCCAGACCCCGTACCCAGGCCCCGTACCCAGACCCCGGACCCAGACCCGGACCCAGACCCCGGTCCCAGACCCAGTACCCAGACCCCGTACCCAGACCCGGACCCAGACCCCGTACCCAGACCCCGTACCCGGACCCAGACCCAAACCCCTGACCCCGgacccctgacccagacccaaACCCCGGACCCCTAACCCAATCCCGGACCCCTGACCCCAGACCAGGACCCAGACCCAAACCCCTGACCCCTGATCCCCTAACCCAGACCCAGACCCCAGACCCGGAGCCCAGACCCAGACCCCGGACCCCAGACCCGGAGCCCAGACCCGGAGCCCAGACCCGGACCCCAGACCCAGACCCCGGACCCCAGACCCAGACCCCGGACCCCAGACCCGGACCCCAGACCCCTAACCCAATCCCAGACCCCTGACCCCAGACCCCGGACCCGGACCCCAGACCCAAacccctgacccctgaccccctaACCCAGACCTAGATCCCAGACCCTGACCCCTACTGGGAGCATTACTTGGACCGGGCTCGGGTTCTCTCTGATCCACACACATGCACCCTCTGGTGGTGGGGATATTCCCAGTACTGGAAGCCAGCTCCTggctgtttgattgttggctgctgccgcTGTGGTATTGGCACCTTCAGGGTTCAGGCAGAGTGTCCGTgcctcacggtctgattgggttTCCTGACAGTGAGATACCAtgtctacccacgggaatccacctgGGAATATTTGATTATTAAgcttccacatatcacactaaccatgaaTCTACAAGGAAACGGTATCATGCTGTATACCTACACACTATACAATATCAGTGCAAATGCATAACCACAACAGTGTAGATTCGCAAGGAAAACAAATACACTTTAAACAGGAGCCAAATCCAAAGGAGGTACCAGCATCCGAATCAGCCTGCCCGCCGCTCACTCCCCCTCTCAccgctctctcccctctcaccgctctctcccccctcccactgctctctctccccctctcaccgctctctctccccctctcaccgctctctccccctccgcagctcccagcagcagaccAGCCGGAAGGTCACGCTGACGCAGAGCGTTGCAGAGCAAATAACGCCCCTTTCTGGACTCCCGCCACAGACAAAAGGGGCTGCAGCTGATAAACACTCAGCTTCCAAACATGAAACAGTCAACAGTATAGCAAGGTTACCAACATCCGGGCCAACGTGAACTTTCTCTCCTTCCAGCTCCCAGCCATAGGGCATGGTGGAAGGGCGAGTGAATGCCCCTTTCCAGATTCCAGACCACAGACCAAAGGGGCTGTGGCTAAAAAACACTCAGCCTCCAGGCAAaaaacagtaaacagtcaacAATATAGTGAAGCCACCAGCATCCAAGTCAATTCGTActctctccctttcctccaggTCCCAGCTACAGCGCATGGTGGAAGAGCAAGTGGACACCTCTTTCTGAATTCTAAACCCTAGACAAAAGGGGCTGCGGCTAGcaaacacacagcctccagacattaAACATTAAACATCCAGCAACATAACGAAGTCACCAGCATCCACGTCAACACGTGCTCTCTTCCCTCCTTGCAGCTCCCAGGGCATGGTGGAAGAGCAAGTGAACATCCCTTTCCAGATTCAAAACTGCAGACAAATGGGGCTGCGGCTAACAAACTCACAGCCTCCAGATGTTAGACATTAATAGTCAACAATATAACAAAGTTACCAGCATTTGAGCCAACCCGCACTTTCTGCCATTCCTGGAGCTCCCAACCGCAAAGCATGGCGGCGGAAGAACACTCCTTTCTGGATTCCAGACCGCAGACAAAAGGGGCTGCAGCTaacaaacacacagcctccagacatcaAACAGTACACAGCCAATAGTGTAACAACGCTACCAGCATCCAAGCCAACTTGTACTCTCTCCTTACAGCAGCTAAGCTATACGAGTCTGCCACCACTATCACAGACTTCAGCAGCAAGAGTGTAGAagattgcatgccaaagaaagtagcATGGATGTTCCCCGACTGGGAACTatggtttaatcgggagatttactccctactgaaggctagatctgatgcgttcaagACAAGCGACccagacctatacaagaaatacaACAATAGCTAAATAGGTGTGCTGAAGGGCGCCTATGTGATCGctcactggggagccggttatATCACGGGAGGCCATTCTATAGGGGGTCCGATCCATTAACGATAAGGAAATTGGTGTAATAATTGACTATTGGTGAGATCCAGAACCCACCAATGGGAGCGGGCTGATTAGATCGGAAACTGATAGCCGCCTGCGGTGGACcccgatttcggcctctcccacgAACTAACGGGCTCGCACGGATCTGTGCCGGGCGCAACACAGTCATTAGATCGGACCTCAAGTTTTTGAATCACATGTATTTATGCCTTGACAGTTTAAAAAAATCCTGCAAATGCATAGATATTAAAAGCTTCAAATTCATGAAAGAGGACAAAGAATCAATGATAAAGAATTATGAGGgatagaattaatctccactcggAGAGGCAagggttaatcaaggatagtcagcatggatttgtcagagggagatcatgtctaaaatttgatagaattttttacGGAGGTGACCgcgtgtgtagatgagggaagtgCGATTGAtgtagtctatatggacttcagtaaagctttagACAAGGTCCCCCGCATGGGAGACTGAACaaggagcccatgggatccagggcaatttggaaaACTGGATCTCAAATTGGCTCAGtggtaggaagcagagggtgatggtcagtggttgtttttgtgactggaagcctgtgcccAGTGGGGTCCCTGACCGGGGTGGGTCTCTTGCTGTTTctcgtgtacattaatgatctagatgtaaACATGGGAGTTATGATCAGTAAGTTGCAGATGACAAGAAAATTGGTGGTGGGGTAAACAGCGAGGAGGACGATATAGACGGTCtgctcagatgggcagaacagtggcaaatggaatttaaccctgggaagtgtgaggtgatgcattttgggaggactgacAAGGCAAAGGAATGAACGGTAGGACACTAGGACGTACAGAGGACCAACGGGACCTTGGGAAACATGTCCAAAgacccctgaaggcagcaggggaGGTaggtaaggtggttaagaagatgtatgggatatttgcctttattagctgaggcacagaatataagtGAAGGAGGAGGTTATGATGGATCTGCATAAAGCACTCATTGGGCTGGAGTACTGGGTCAGGTTTAGTTGCCCCGcacaataggaaggatgtgattgtactggagagggtgcagaggagattcaccaggatgctatctggactggagagtttcagctatgaagagaggccgaGGTTGTttcccttagagcagagaagttgAGGAGGCGACCTGGTTTGAGTTGTACAATATAATCAGGAACATAGAAAGGGTACATAGGAAGGAatgtttccccttagtagaggggtcaataactagggCATGGATTTAAGGTCAGGCCAGGAGATTTCCAGGGGATTTGAGCAAaagcttttcacccagagggcggttGGAGTTTGAAACTCACTGACTGAAAgcgtggtagaggtgggaagccTCAAACTTAAGAAGCAGTCAGATGAGCACGTGAAATGCCAGAGCCTGGAAATCTCCGGGCTAAgctctggaaaatgggatcacaataggtaggtgcttgatggccagtacAGCCGTAATGGGCGAAGGGcctcttttgtgctgtaaaactctacaaCTGTAACTAAGGAAAGCTGTGAGATGAGAATACTGAGGGTATTAACATCAAAGCAGCTGATGGAATTGagatgtggattgaccatgttccACCCTGAATGCAGgctggtggagggaggtggaggggggatggggggtgttaCTAAATTACATTCTGCTGATGTTGTTTAGCTAACCAGAGCGTGCTGCCTTAGAAATAATTGGTTCTCAACTCACATTAACTAAAAGTGCACAAACGGCACCGTTTTGTGTTGTAACAGATTTGGCCGCTCTTTCAGCATCACCAACTGGACATGACAATGAACACTGACGACACAGACGTGCAGTATAGCCGATGGAATGACAATGCGCAGGAACAGGTCACCATTAGCATCTCTGCTACAGAAGCAACAGGCTGTAAAAGGTAAAACTAATTTCAAATAAAATTATTCCATAATCCACCATCTGCTCAGAAAGGAACAGTTTGTGGGTAGGGGGTAGGCTTGTTCCATCAAATGTGGGCggtacggtgacacagtggttagccctgttgcctcatggcgccgaggtctcaggttcgatcctggctctgggtcactgtccgtgtggagtttgacattctctccgtgtcagtgtgggtctcgcccccacaacccaaaaagacgtgcgggtaggtggattggccaggcagaaacttggggcgcgattctccatatggggagaaatcgtaaggctggcgtcaatccgggcgggtttgacgccagcccccccttcccgaccgggaaccgattctggtcccggtcggggctagcatgccgacgccgtaaactccggcatcgcgggcttaacgaatttcgttaagcccgcttgccagagttagcgccggctgacgcgtcatatgacgtcagccgcgcatgcgcggattggaagactccaacccgcgcatgcgtggatgacgtcatcgcgcattgcgcgaaaccgcgcatgcgcgggccgggatgcccttcAGCcgccgcgaagtgatacagcggggcggcggagggacaaagagtgtgcgggcatcgggcccgctgcccgcgatcggtgggcaccgatcgcgggcccatggcacccttggcacggccgtggtactgccgtgtcaatcggtgccatggttttaaaaatcgggactttacggccgtttttacgaacggccagaccaggtgtgtttgccgttcgtaaaaacagccgtaaagggctgggaactcggcccatccatcagctgagaatcgctgccggccgtaaaaaaacggcggcagcgattcgtatcgggagtcgggcgtgggggggggggggggagaacagcgggagggcgtcggaacagcgtggccgtaaaattttacgagccacgctattctccgcaccgtcgggagtgcggtgaatcgcgcccaatgtattTAAAGttctctacattcatcacagtgggAACAGTTCGGTAGTGTATATTTTCAATGACAAAATACCTGATCTAAACTACAGGAACTTTTTACTCTTTCCCCAGAACCTGCCAGCACTTTAAGGGTTAGTTGTTGTAATGAGCTGCCTGTGTTCCTGTGTGCTGACAGCTATTCCTTCAACAGTCTTGCCAGTGCTTGTAATGATGATCTGATTCAAAGATTGAGCATCTTATTGTCCATTTCTCTTTTCAGGATATTTAATAAATTTGCACTGGAAAACTAGGCATCGTGATGAAAGTACTTGGAGGAATCGCTGTCTTTTGGATCATCTTCATCATCGGTTATGTGACAGGCTACTATGTCCACAAGTGCAAGTAGAAAGATTCAGCAGAAACCTGCAAGTTTCTGCATTGCTGTTGCCACATCTGCTACAAATTCTCTCCTCGTTCCAGTGTCTTTGCCACAGCAGCTCCATGACTCCTGTTTGAATATAATGAAAGAATCAATCGAAAATTCATCCATGGCGTAACTTACTGGAGTAAGCCATCGTCTGAATTTTGGACTCCAAATTTAATCCTGACATAGTTTGTTTTTCTTAAAGGGGACATTGTTCCCATGGGATTGTGTTGTGAGAGACAGGAGGCTATATCACTATTGGCAGCTCAGTGATATCGCTGCAATCACACCAATCAGCAGCACACAGGCCAAcattaatcatttttttttaaaaaaatcaaacaaaGCTACCTTCACTTTTTATTAAagtaaatgctgcagatgctggaaatctgaaataaagtcataaaatgctgaaaatactcagcaggtcaggcaattcCATCAAATAGGCAGTatctgcagagagggaaagatcgAGTGAAGagtcaatgactctttgtcagaactGCTAAATGCTCTTTGACATGAACCGCTAATTGTTTCTGTCTCCTTGGGTGTTGCTTACTTGCTGAATATGATTTTCTGTTTATGTTCCATTGTAATTCTCTGAATGTGAGCCAAACAGACCCAGGTATCGGCTTGATTCCTGATCTCCGCAGTAAACTATCTCAATGATCTTGGGGTTGGTCAGGAAATGTTCCAACGCTGCTTCTCTCGGTCTCTACCCACTGTCACCCTCCTCCTCGAATGACCAAATGTGAAAACGTGTGGCTGAGGAGGCGATCAGCCAGAGATGTCCTCCAATGACATATGACCTGCAAATGAGCCGATGggtaaccacattgttgtggatgtgGGGTGTCAAGGATATGGATGTGGGGTGTCAGTAAGGATATGGATGTGGGGTGTCAGTAAGGTATATGGATGTGGGGTGTAAGGATATGGATGTGGGGTGTAAGGATATGGATGTGGGGTGTCAGTAAGGATATGGATGTGGGGTGTAAGGATATGGATGTGGGGTGTCAGTAAGGATATGGATGTGGGGTGTCAGTAAGGATATGGATCTGGGGTGTAAGGATATGGATGTGGGGTGTCAGTAAGGATATGGATGTGGGGTGTCAGTAAGGATATGGATGTGGGGTGTCAGTAAGGATATGGATGTGGGGTGTAAGGATATGGATGTGGGGTGTCAGTAAGGATATGGATGTGGGGTGTCAGTAAGGATATGGATGTGGGGTGTCAGTAAGGATATGGATGTGGGGTGTAAGGATATGGATGTGGGGTGTCAGTAAGGATATGGATGTGGGGTGTCGGTAAGGATATGGATGGGGTGTCAGTAAGGATATGGATGTGGGGTGTCAGTAAGGATATGTGGGGGTCGGTAAGGATATGGATGTGGGGTGTCAGTAAGGATAGATGTGGGGTGTCAGTAAGGATATGGATGTGGGGTGTAAGGATATGGATGTGGGGTGTCAgtaaggatggatgtggggtgtcAGTAAGGATATGGATGTGGGGTGTCAGTAAGGATATGGATGTGGGGTGTCAGTAAGGATATGGATGTGGGGTGTGGTAAGGATATGGATGTGGGGTGTAAGGATATGGATGTGGGGTGTCAGTAAGGATATGGATTGTGGGGTGTCAGTACGGATATGGATTGTGGGGTGTCAGTAAGGATATGGATGGTGGGATGTCAGTAAGGATATGGATGTGGGGTGTATAGGATATGGATGTGGGGTGTTACTGGATATGGATGTGGGGTGTCAGTAAGGATATGGATGTGGGGTGCTAAGGATTTGGATGTGGGTGTCAGTAAGGGATATGATGGGGTGTAAGGATATGGATGTGGGGCGTAAGGATATGGATGTGGGTGTCGTAAGGATATGGGATGTGGGGTGTCAAGTAAGGATATGGATGTGGGGTGCATAAGGATATGGATGTGGGGGTGTCAGTAAGGATATGGATGTGGGGTCAGTAAGGATATGGATGTGGGGTGTCAGTAAGGATATGGATGTGGGGTGTCAGTAGGATATGGATGTGGGGTGTCAGTAAGGATATGGATGTGGGGTGTCAGTAAGGATATGGATGTGGGGTGTCAGTAAGGATATGGATCTGGGGCGTCAGTAAGGATATGGATGTGGGGTGTAAGGATATGGATGTGGGGTGTCAGTAAGGATATGGATGTGGGGTGTCAGTAAGGATATGGATGGGGTGTAAGGATATGGATGTGGGGTGTCAGTAAGGATATGGATGTGGGGT
The sequence above is drawn from the Scyliorhinus canicula chromosome 16, sScyCan1.1, whole genome shotgun sequence genome and encodes:
- the smim1 gene encoding LOW QUALITY PROTEIN: small integral membrane protein 1 (The sequence of the model RefSeq protein was modified relative to this genomic sequence to represent the inferred CDS: deleted 2 bases in 1 codon), giving the protein MTMNTDDTDVQYSRWNDNAQEQVTISISATEATGCKRIFNKFAGKLGIVMKVLGGIAVFWIIFIIGYVTGYYVHKCK